The following are encoded together in the bacterium genome:
- a CDS encoding NAD-dependent epimerase/dehydratase family protein, whose product MRAKDDLVVVTGGGGFIGGHVVASLRAQGHTRIRAVDVKPLDAWHQAFPDVENLRLDLREKPACDRAAAGARLVFHFAADMGGMGFIETHKADCMLSVRIDTHMLLAARDCRVERLFYASSACVYAADKQRSAEVLPLRESDAYPAEPEDGYGWQKLFSERLCRHFAEDFGLATRIARYHNVYGPHGAWDGGREKAPAAICRKVVAALMRGERTIEIWGDGEQTRTFLYVDDCVAGTQALMASDVTEPLNVGSGELVSINQLVDVVEEIAGARLERRYRPEAPQGVRGRSSDNTLIREKLGWTPSITLRDGMRKTYRWIHDEIHGRASR is encoded by the coding sequence ATGCGCGCGAAGGACGACCTGGTCGTCGTGACCGGCGGCGGCGGCTTCATCGGCGGCCATGTCGTCGCGAGCCTGCGCGCGCAGGGACACACGCGCATCCGCGCCGTCGACGTGAAGCCGCTCGACGCCTGGCACCAGGCGTTCCCCGACGTGGAGAACCTCCGCCTCGACCTGCGCGAGAAGCCGGCCTGCGATCGCGCCGCCGCCGGCGCCCGCCTCGTCTTCCACTTCGCGGCGGACATGGGCGGCATGGGCTTCATCGAGACGCACAAGGCCGACTGCATGCTGTCCGTGCGGATCGACACGCACATGCTGCTCGCCGCCCGCGACTGTCGCGTCGAGCGACTCTTCTACGCGTCGTCCGCGTGCGTGTATGCCGCGGACAAGCAGCGCAGCGCCGAGGTGCTCCCGCTCCGCGAATCGGACGCCTATCCGGCGGAGCCCGAGGACGGCTACGGCTGGCAGAAGCTCTTCAGCGAGCGGCTGTGCCGGCACTTCGCCGAGGACTTCGGCCTCGCGACGCGCATCGCGCGCTATCACAACGTCTACGGCCCGCACGGCGCGTGGGACGGCGGACGCGAGAAGGCGCCGGCCGCGATCTGCCGCAAGGTCGTCGCCGCGCTGATGCGCGGCGAGCGCACGATCGAGATCTGGGGCGACGGCGAGCAGACGCGGACCTTCCTCTACGTCGACGACTGCGTCGCCGGCACGCAGGCGCTGATGGCCAGCGACGTGACCGAGCCGCTCAACGTCGGCAGCGGCGAGCTCGTCTCGATCAACCAGCTGGTCGACGTCGTCGAGGAGATCGCCGGCGCACGGCTGGAGCGCCGCTACCGTCCCGAGGCGCCGCAAGGCGTGCGCGGGCGCAGCAGCGACAACACGCTGATCCGCGAAAAGCTGGGCTGGACGCCGTCGATCACGCTGCGCGACGGAATGCGCAAGACGTATCGCTGGATCCACGACGAGATCCACGGACGCGCGAGTCGCTGA
- a CDS encoding type II toxin-antitoxin system prevent-host-death family antitoxin, with protein sequence MQVNILEAKNQLSKLVKAAAAGREIVIASNGKPMAKLVPLTPRRRLGGWHAIEMSQAQIDAAFTPDVEERVARALRGKR encoded by the coding sequence ATGCAGGTCAACATCCTCGAGGCGAAGAACCAGCTCTCCAAGCTCGTGAAGGCGGCCGCTGCGGGCCGCGAGATCGTGATCGCGAGCAACGGGAAGCCGATGGCCAAGCTCGTGCCGCTCACTCCGCGCCGCCGTCTCGGCGGTTGGCACGCAATCGAGATGAGCCAGGCGCAGATCGACGCGGCGTTCACGCCCGATGTGGAGGAGCGTGTGGCGAGAGCCCTGCGTGGCAAGCGGTGA
- a CDS encoding class I SAM-dependent methyltransferase: protein MTLRRRLAPLVPRAIRRGLRDWLGDDRPPAELFGAVYRDGVWGGDDSDFHSGLGSHSSELLEPYVAAVRAFLAERPTPPIVVDVGCGDFAATRRLADVAARVVACDVVPALVERNRRRFARPNVEFVVLDAVADPLPPGDVVIVKQVLQHLGNADIAAIVTKLAQFPIWIVCEHLPDGSFVANVDKPTGADTRLDRRSGVVLTEPPFDVRPQRALLLCEVPSEGGVIRTTAYETR from the coding sequence ATGACGCTGCGTCGCCGACTCGCTCCGCTGGTCCCGCGCGCGATCCGCCGCGGCCTGCGTGATTGGCTCGGGGACGACCGTCCGCCCGCCGAGCTCTTCGGCGCCGTCTATCGCGACGGCGTGTGGGGCGGCGACGACAGCGACTTCCACTCCGGCCTCGGCAGCCATTCCTCCGAGCTCCTCGAGCCGTACGTCGCCGCCGTGCGCGCGTTCCTCGCCGAGCGGCCGACGCCCCCGATCGTCGTCGACGTCGGCTGCGGCGACTTCGCCGCGACGCGCCGACTGGCCGACGTCGCCGCGCGCGTCGTCGCGTGCGACGTGGTGCCGGCGCTCGTCGAGCGCAACCGCCGTCGCTTCGCTCGTCCGAACGTCGAATTCGTGGTGCTCGACGCCGTCGCGGACCCGCTGCCGCCCGGCGACGTCGTGATCGTGAAGCAGGTCCTGCAGCACCTCGGCAACGCCGACATCGCCGCCATCGTGACGAAGCTGGCGCAGTTCCCGATCTGGATCGTGTGCGAGCATCTTCCTGACGGGTCGTTCGTCGCGAACGTCGACAAGCCGACCGGCGCCGACACCCGCCTCGACCGTCGCTCGGGCGTGGTGCTCACGGAGCCGCCGTTCGACGTGCGGCCGCAGCGCGCGCTCCTGCTCTGCGAGGTGCCCTCCGAAGGCGGCGTGATCCGCACGACGGCCTACGAGACGCGATGA
- a CDS encoding glycosyltransferase family 2 protein has product MQEFAGLADAVIADGCSTDGSTDPAFLSSVGVRTLLSVQERGLGTATRAALSWALDAGYDGVVTLDGNGKDGVEAIPRFLRHLEDGWDLVQGGRFLPGGFHAHTPLERYLAIRFVMSPALWLASGFLYNDPTNAFRAISARFLRDARLQPFRPEFVRFSLQIYLIYQAARLGFRVTQIPVARVYPDDGTVPTKIVAWKDKWRNFSEMCGVAFGRYNPKDR; this is encoded by the coding sequence ATGCAGGAGTTCGCGGGCCTCGCCGATGCCGTCATCGCCGACGGCTGCAGCACCGACGGCTCGACCGACCCCGCGTTCCTGTCGAGCGTCGGCGTGCGTACGCTGCTCAGCGTGCAGGAGCGCGGACTCGGCACCGCGACGCGGGCTGCACTGAGCTGGGCGCTGGACGCGGGCTACGACGGCGTCGTGACGCTCGACGGCAACGGCAAGGACGGCGTCGAGGCGATCCCACGGTTCCTACGACACCTGGAGGACGGCTGGGACCTCGTCCAGGGCGGCCGGTTCCTTCCCGGCGGATTCCATGCGCACACGCCGCTCGAGCGCTACCTCGCGATCCGCTTCGTCATGTCGCCGGCGCTCTGGCTGGCGAGCGGCTTTCTCTACAACGATCCGACGAACGCCTTTCGCGCCATCAGCGCGCGCTTTCTGCGCGACGCGCGGCTGCAGCCGTTTCGTCCCGAGTTCGTGCGCTTCAGCCTGCAGATCTACCTCATCTACCAGGCGGCCCGGCTGGGCTTCCGCGTCACCCAGATACCGGTGGCGCGCGTCTATCCCGACGACGGCACGGTCCCGACGAAGATCGTCGCGTGGAAGGACAAGTGGCGGAACTTCAGCGAGATGTGCGGCGTGGCATTCGGGCGATACAACCCCAAGGATCGCTGA